Proteins from a genomic interval of Acetobacterium woodii DSM 1030:
- a CDS encoding HdeD family acid-resistance protein — MSAFKNTAPIIWLLISIAVFIGGMIMLLDIKLAWDIIITGISIMLIIIGVMYLVAIFLPKNESKFKVLGIGLLCIIGGIFTYVYPQFLKGPFSFAIGMLGVIIGLFIFLSSLKLKHDGAPWVSTLLIALIYIGLGIDMAFFATKGRIFGIVFGVYLIFFALNIFGDALVSLMKHNHGAQKAKKHIRVTLPLVVAAFLPMRMLKKVNQLVAEEPDALLLLADHSVEQTTDMEIFIHTSAGLIPGMGHVDVLLGEQVYSYGNYDNSTWKLGGFLADGVLVEMPKDAHIQQALKVEKKILMGYGLSLTPEQKKGVHAKLDQLLAEVVVWEPLAEQADKGKIAGNPTDYVDASSQLYNDAGARFYKFQQGNEFKTYYALGTNCVKLVDTIVGKTGIDLIKINGIITPGAYLDYLDRLYDRGDSIVVSRTLYQDIENNLETDQLPTPASKPI; from the coding sequence ATGTCGGCTTTTAAGAATACTGCTCCGATTATCTGGTTACTTATTTCAATCGCCGTATTTATTGGCGGGATGATCATGTTATTGGATATTAAACTGGCCTGGGACATAATCATCACGGGAATATCGATTATGTTGATTATCATTGGAGTTATGTATTTAGTAGCTATTTTTTTGCCGAAAAACGAAAGTAAGTTTAAGGTCTTGGGAATCGGTTTACTTTGTATCATCGGAGGAATTTTCACCTACGTATATCCGCAATTTTTAAAAGGGCCATTCAGTTTTGCAATCGGAATGTTAGGCGTGATTATTGGCTTATTTATCTTTTTGAGTAGTTTGAAATTAAAACATGACGGTGCGCCGTGGGTGAGTACACTGTTGATTGCCCTTATTTATATCGGATTAGGAATCGATATGGCTTTTTTTGCCACAAAAGGTCGGATTTTCGGGATTGTTTTTGGCGTTTACCTGATTTTTTTTGCGTTGAATATTTTTGGCGATGCTTTGGTCAGCTTGATGAAACACAATCATGGGGCCCAAAAAGCCAAAAAGCATATCCGGGTAACCTTACCCTTGGTTGTGGCCGCTTTTTTGCCGATGCGGATGTTAAAAAAAGTAAATCAATTGGTTGCCGAAGAACCGGATGCATTATTGCTGCTTGCGGATCATTCGGTGGAACAAACGACTGATATGGAAATTTTTATCCATACCAGCGCAGGTTTAATCCCCGGGATGGGACATGTTGATGTTTTGTTGGGGGAACAGGTATACAGTTATGGGAATTATGATAATTCGACCTGGAAACTGGGGGGCTTTTTAGCTGATGGCGTTTTGGTTGAAATGCCCAAAGATGCGCATATTCAACAAGCTTTAAAGGTCGAAAAGAAAATATTGATGGGGTATGGTTTATCACTGACACCTGAACAAAAAAAGGGAGTTCATGCTAAACTCGATCAGTTATTGGCTGAAGTTGTTGTTTGGGAGCCATTAGCAGAACAGGCGGATAAAGGTAAAATTGCCGGTAACCCAACGGATTATGTTGACGCTTCCAGTCAACTGTATAATGATGCCGGAGCGCGTTTTTACAAGTTCCAACAAGGCAATGAATTTAAGACCTATTATGCCTTGGGTACCAACTGCGTTAAATTAGTGGATACCATTGTCGGTAAAACCGGGATTGATTTGATTAAGATAAATGGGATTATTACACCCGGTGCCTATTTAGATTATTTAGATCGGCTTTATGACCGAGGCGATTCAATTGTGGTATCGCGAACGTTGTATCAGGATATTGAAAATAACCTGGAAACCGATCAATTGCCAACCCCGGCATCGAAGCCAATTTGA
- a CDS encoding ATP-binding protein, with protein MKQLLILSGKGGTGKTTVASAFIKLAQAKAYADCDVDAPNLQLVLEQSGQPESNDFFGMPKAEINTMLCAKCDRCREHCRFDAVSVIDDVYSIDPFACEGCGVCEIVCPVRAITLKPLVSGELVLYKSETVVFSTAQLKMGSGTSGMLVTEVKKEMKAVDVGADLAIIDGSPGIGCPVIASISGVDMVLIVAEPSVSGISDMERIIKTAKIFHAKIAVCVNKYDTNLEKTRAIRDYCQQHEIPYIGEIPYDEKVVKTVNEGLTIVDVFCDAGSAVQEVFNRTMKEMNP; from the coding sequence ATGAAACAGTTGCTCATTCTTAGCGGAAAAGGCGGAACCGGTAAAACAACGGTAGCCAGTGCATTTATAAAATTGGCTCAGGCTAAAGCTTATGCTGATTGCGATGTCGATGCGCCTAACTTGCAGTTAGTTTTAGAACAATCCGGACAACCGGAAAGTAACGACTTTTTCGGAATGCCAAAGGCCGAGATTAATACGATGCTTTGTGCAAAATGTGATCGTTGCCGGGAACACTGTCGATTTGACGCGGTGTCAGTGATCGATGATGTTTATTCGATTGATCCTTTTGCCTGTGAAGGGTGTGGCGTTTGCGAGATCGTTTGTCCGGTACGAGCGATTACATTAAAACCCCTTGTTTCAGGTGAATTGGTTCTTTATAAGAGTGAAACGGTTGTTTTTTCCACGGCACAACTTAAAATGGGCAGTGGTACATCCGGAATGCTGGTCACCGAAGTAAAAAAGGAAATGAAAGCGGTTGATGTCGGGGCTGATTTGGCTATTATTGATGGATCGCCGGGAATTGGCTGTCCAGTGATTGCGTCCATAAGTGGCGTGGATATGGTGCTAATTGTTGCAGAACCATCGGTTTCGGGAATCAGCGATATGGAACGAATTATCAAAACAGCTAAAATTTTTCATGCCAAAATTGCGGTTTGTGTCAATAAATACGATACAAATTTGGAAAAAACCCGAGCGATTAGGGATTATTGCCAACAACACGAAATTCCCTATATAGGAGAAATTCCGTATGATGAAAAAGTGGTTAAAACGGTTAATGAAGGACTGACAATTGTCGATGTTTTTTGTGACGCTGGCAGCGCTGTTCAGGAAGTTTTTAACCGAACCATGAAAGAGATGAATCCGTAA
- a CDS encoding class I SAM-dependent methyltransferase has protein sequence MKLEEIKKKWDYQERDMHASVEMWDSMAQQFSEFELPTTENSFLMKMIAEKNLINQTSTVLDVGCGAGKFAFALANDCQQIIGLDLSPKMIEKAAEKKNQLGTKNVDFFVNDWHASDLKQLDYQGKFDLVIANMTPAVRNAQTFLKLNEASKGYCVLTKPTKRVDPVSDTIRKMLGIEQKKESSDMEILYAFEILWLQGKLPEIHYEAQVWDMKKPIDAAYKLYANRMKSYRELTTAEENKISDYLVAISEEGYVEEKVETTITTICWKV, from the coding sequence TTGAAGCTAGAAGAAATTAAAAAAAAGTGGGATTATCAGGAAAGAGATATGCATGCAAGTGTTGAAATGTGGGATTCGATGGCCCAACAGTTTTCTGAATTTGAGCTGCCGACAACAGAAAATAGCTTTCTTATGAAAATGATCGCCGAAAAAAATTTGATTAATCAAACCAGTACAGTGTTGGATGTGGGATGCGGTGCCGGGAAATTCGCTTTTGCTTTGGCTAACGATTGCCAACAGATAATTGGTTTGGATTTGTCTCCGAAGATGATTGAAAAAGCCGCAGAAAAGAAAAATCAACTTGGAACAAAAAATGTTGATTTTTTTGTAAACGATTGGCATGCATCAGATCTTAAGCAATTAGATTATCAAGGTAAATTTGATTTGGTTATTGCAAATATGACACCAGCGGTCAGAAACGCCCAAACGTTTCTAAAACTTAATGAAGCCAGTAAGGGTTATTGTGTTTTAACAAAACCGACTAAACGCGTTGATCCTGTTTCGGATACGATTCGGAAAATGCTCGGAATTGAACAGAAAAAAGAATCATCGGATATGGAGATTTTATATGCATTTGAAATATTGTGGTTGCAGGGAAAGCTCCCGGAAATCCATTATGAAGCCCAGGTTTGGGATATGAAAAAACCGATTGATGCGGCCTATAAACTTTATGCTAATCGGATGAAATCGTACCGTGAATTAACCACTGCTGAAGAAAATAAAATTAGTGACTATCTCGTTGCTATTTCAGAAGAAGGTTATGTTGAAGAAAAGGTCGAGACCACTATTACCACTATCTGTTGGAAAGTATAA
- a CDS encoding iron ABC transporter substrate-binding protein produces the protein MKKIFAVLLSLIMVVTFGACSNANAGSNESKATTKVVTDSLGRQVEVPTEIKSVGSLGVMRLLTYMDAVDLVTGATNMDNVQELTRAYTLVNPNYANLAVIGQGGAGGIVPFEEEIIKLAPDVIFVVADYTQADELSAKTGIPVVAVKNPGLFDGTMSASIDIIGAVLGKEDRAKEVNGFMDAAQKDLNDRTKDIAEASKPTVYNGGLNFKGKHGFDGTSAKYGPFLAINANNVVDQTGQNGAFTIDLEQVLAWNPDIIFLNPENMDLVNEQYTQNPDFFNALDAVKNNKVYTQLAYNNNYTNIEIALADAYYAGTVIYPEQFKDIDAGKKADEIFKFLLGEELYSKYVAAGQGFGPLTIGQ, from the coding sequence ATGAAAAAAATTTTCGCTGTATTATTGAGTTTAATAATGGTTGTAACTTTTGGAGCCTGCAGTAATGCTAATGCAGGAAGTAATGAAAGTAAAGCGACCACAAAAGTTGTGACGGATAGTCTTGGCCGGCAAGTGGAAGTACCAACCGAAATAAAAAGTGTCGGTTCGCTTGGCGTGATGCGTTTGTTGACCTACATGGATGCAGTTGATCTGGTGACTGGGGCGACAAATATGGATAATGTTCAGGAATTAACGAGAGCTTATACACTCGTTAATCCGAATTATGCCAATTTGGCAGTAATTGGTCAAGGTGGCGCCGGTGGCATTGTTCCTTTCGAAGAGGAGATTATCAAATTGGCACCGGATGTGATCTTTGTGGTAGCGGATTATACCCAGGCTGATGAATTGTCGGCGAAAACGGGGATTCCCGTGGTGGCAGTCAAAAATCCCGGACTCTTTGATGGCACGATGAGTGCTTCAATTGATATTATCGGAGCAGTATTAGGGAAAGAAGACCGGGCCAAAGAAGTCAATGGTTTTATGGATGCGGCGCAAAAAGATTTGAACGATCGAACGAAAGATATTGCCGAAGCAAGTAAACCGACTGTTTATAATGGGGGACTAAATTTTAAAGGCAAACATGGATTTGATGGTACCAGTGCAAAATACGGTCCGTTTTTGGCAATCAATGCCAATAATGTGGTTGATCAAACCGGACAAAACGGTGCCTTTACAATTGATTTAGAACAGGTATTGGCCTGGAATCCGGATATTATCTTCCTGAATCCGGAAAATATGGATCTGGTTAATGAACAATACACTCAAAATCCGGACTTTTTCAACGCTCTTGATGCGGTAAAAAATAATAAGGTATACACCCAATTGGCTTATAATAATAATTATACCAACATCGAAATTGCCTTGGCTGATGCTTATTATGCCGGGACAGTTATTTATCCAGAACAGTTTAAAGATATTGATGCTGGTAAAAAAGCCGATGAAATTTTTAAATTCTTATTGGGTGAAGAATTGTATTCCAAATATGTCGCAGCAGGGCAAGGGTTTGGACCGCTGACAATCGGGCAATAA
- a CDS encoding Crp/Fnr family transcriptional regulator, whose translation MNNNLEILKKVTLFEGINENLSAMLECLGSDQKKYARGEIILLTGQPVTAVGVILSGEVQIIHEDFYGNRSILTELNPSHIFGESFASAGIPESPVTVIAKTNATILFLGIDRIITTCPNSCIFHNHLIENLLKILARKNILLSSKNQLLSLRTIEDKILSYLSLQAEKKGNLEFEIPFSRNELADFLCVDRSALSRVLSKLKKEAVIEYKNNHFKLL comes from the coding sequence ATGAATAATAATTTAGAAATTTTAAAAAAAGTTACTTTATTTGAAGGCATCAATGAAAATCTGTCTGCCATGCTGGAATGCCTGGGCAGTGATCAAAAAAAATATGCTCGCGGTGAGATCATTTTACTTACCGGTCAACCAGTGACTGCGGTTGGCGTCATCTTGTCCGGTGAAGTCCAAATTATTCATGAAGACTTTTATGGCAACCGTTCGATTTTAACCGAATTAAATCCCAGCCATATTTTTGGCGAATCTTTTGCCAGTGCCGGCATTCCTGAAAGCCCTGTAACGGTTATTGCTAAAACCAATGCCACAATTCTATTTCTGGGCATCGATCGAATTATCACCACTTGCCCAAATAGTTGTATTTTTCATAATCACCTGATCGAAAACCTGTTAAAAATTCTGGCCCGAAAAAACATTCTCCTCAGCAGTAAAAATCAATTACTGTCATTACGGACCATTGAAGATAAAATCCTTTCGTATCTTTCCCTTCAGGCCGAAAAAAAAGGCAATCTCGAATTCGAAATTCCCTTTAGCCGCAATGAATTAGCTGATTTTTTATGTGTTGATCGCAGTGCTTTATCCCGGGTTCTTTCAAAGCTTAAAAAAGAAGCGGTGATCGAATACAAAAATAATCATTTCAAGCTTTTATAG
- a CDS encoding ABC transporter ATP-binding protein, which yields MLKIDALEFGYRSNRKILDDIKFDVSNGECVAILGNNGAGKSTMLKCLNKIISPQKGSVVVNEVDILKLNRLDIAKNTAYVAQKSEGSRITVYDAILLGRKPYIKLAPKKEDYDIVEKIIESLSLEKFSLRYIDELSGGELQKVMIARALAQEPKVLLLDEPTSCLDLKNQLEVLKLIQDITKEKEIAVVIVIHDLNLALRYCDRFLFLKDNEIFCYGGMDVMTSENIGAVYQVPVTVQSYQNQKVVIPLT from the coding sequence ATGCTGAAAATTGATGCGTTGGAATTTGGTTATCGGTCGAATCGAAAGATCTTAGATGATATTAAATTTGATGTTTCCAATGGCGAATGTGTGGCGATTTTAGGGAACAATGGGGCTGGAAAAAGTACCATGTTGAAATGCTTAAACAAAATTATATCACCGCAAAAAGGCAGTGTCGTTGTGAATGAGGTGGATATTCTAAAACTGAATCGTTTAGACATTGCCAAAAATACCGCTTATGTCGCGCAGAAAAGTGAAGGCAGCCGAATTACCGTTTATGATGCGATTTTGTTAGGTAGAAAACCTTATATTAAGTTAGCCCCCAAAAAAGAAGATTATGATATTGTTGAAAAAATCATCGAAAGTTTATCACTGGAGAAATTTTCGCTACGGTATATTGATGAACTAAGCGGTGGAGAATTACAAAAAGTAATGATTGCCCGAGCTTTAGCGCAGGAACCAAAGGTGTTGCTTTTGGATGAACCAACGAGCTGCCTCGATCTGAAAAACCAATTGGAAGTGTTAAAACTGATTCAGGATATTACCAAGGAAAAAGAAATTGCCGTTGTGATTGTGATTCATGACTTGAATTTGGCCTTAAGGTATTGTGATCGGTTTTTATTTCTTAAGGACAATGAAATCTTTTGTTACGGCGGGATGGATGTGATGACATCGGAAAACATTGGAGCTGTTTATCAAGTGCCCGTTACAGTACAATCTTATCAAAATCAAAAGGTTGTTATCCCGTTAACTTGA
- a CDS encoding FmdE family protein, translated as MDEKRWENAVAFHGHHCPGLAIGVRASEEAIKALNIGFSEDEDVVCITENDACGVDGVQVILGCSVGKGNLIFRNRGKQAFSFFNRNTGEKLRLVLKALPEMGRDEMEAYILTEPDANKIFEFKTPDYELPERARIFQSVICEVCGEKTAEPMIRLENGKKVCIDCSNPYSRGF; from the coding sequence ATGGATGAAAAACGGTGGGAAAATGCGGTAGCCTTTCACGGACATCATTGTCCGGGATTGGCGATTGGGGTTCGTGCTTCAGAGGAAGCGATTAAAGCGTTGAATATTGGCTTTTCTGAGGACGAAGATGTTGTATGTATCACCGAAAATGATGCCTGCGGGGTTGATGGCGTGCAGGTTATTCTTGGTTGCAGTGTCGGGAAAGGAAACCTCATTTTTAGAAATCGCGGAAAACAGGCATTTTCTTTTTTTAATCGAAACACCGGGGAAAAGCTCCGACTGGTCTTGAAAGCGTTACCGGAAATGGGACGTGACGAAATGGAAGCGTATATCTTAACCGAGCCGGATGCCAATAAAATTTTTGAGTTTAAAACACCGGATTATGAGTTGCCGGAACGGGCCCGGATTTTTCAAAGTGTGATTTGCGAGGTCTGTGGTGAAAAAACAGCGGAACCGATGATTAGACTGGAGAATGGTAAAAAGGTTTGTATAGATTGTTCGAATCCATATTCGCGAGGATTTTAA
- a CDS encoding ATP-binding protein: protein MAFNIAVAGKGGVGKTSLTGMLIEYLVAEGLGPILAVDADANANLNEVLGEEVDLSIGEIKEEVNHAEMNGIPLSPGVTKADFLQLRLNQAVAEGNGYDLLVMGRSQGAGCYCYVNGILKNQLDILAKNYQYIIVDNEAGMEHLSRGTLGKIDMLILVSDCSRRGIQAVGRIKELVAELNLKVPVIKLIVNRAPDGVLNEGTAEEIKKQDLDLIGVVPLDQNVFEFDAYGKPLVQLPADSPAKMALRDIVDKLEIIKNSKK from the coding sequence ATGGCTTTTAACATTGCAGTTGCTGGTAAGGGTGGGGTTGGTAAAACAAGTCTTACCGGTATGCTTATTGAATACTTAGTTGCTGAAGGCCTCGGGCCAATTTTGGCAGTAGATGCTGACGCGAATGCAAACCTTAATGAAGTGCTGGGGGAAGAAGTGGATCTTTCCATTGGTGAAATCAAAGAAGAAGTTAATCATGCGGAGATGAACGGGATACCATTATCGCCAGGCGTAACAAAAGCGGATTTTCTGCAATTACGACTTAATCAGGCGGTTGCCGAAGGAAATGGTTACGATCTTCTGGTTATGGGACGAAGCCAAGGTGCTGGTTGCTACTGTTATGTAAATGGCATCTTAAAAAATCAGTTGGATATTTTAGCCAAAAATTATCAATATATCATTGTTGATAACGAAGCCGGAATGGAACATTTAAGTCGCGGGACCTTAGGAAAAATTGATATGCTTATCTTAGTAAGTGACTGTTCACGTCGGGGGATTCAAGCGGTTGGCCGGATCAAAGAATTGGTTGCGGAACTTAACCTTAAAGTACCAGTGATTAAACTCATTGTTAACCGGGCCCCAGATGGTGTTTTAAATGAAGGAACAGCTGAAGAAATAAAAAAACAGGATTTGGATTTAATTGGAGTGGTGCCATTGGATCAAAATGTTTTTGAATTTGATGCTTATGGTAAACCATTAGTTCAATTACCAGCGGATTCACCGGCAAAAATGGCACTACGCGATATTGTTGATAAATTAGAAATCATTAAAAACAGTAAAAAATAA
- a CDS encoding cupin domain-containing protein — protein MGKNYIKNIDLAEVLTMVDLVLYQDKQIVSKTLVQSSALSLTLFAFDKDEEISSHASDGDAMIIALDGEGEITIADEKFVVKKGETIVMPANKPHAVYAQEPFKMLLIVVFPQE, from the coding sequence ATGGGAAAAAATTATATTAAGAATATTGATCTCGCGGAAGTATTAACGATGGTAGATCTTGTTTTGTATCAGGACAAACAGATTGTCAGTAAAACATTAGTTCAGTCATCCGCTTTAAGTTTAACTTTATTTGCTTTTGATAAAGATGAAGAAATTAGCTCACACGCATCGGATGGCGATGCAATGATTATTGCGCTTGATGGCGAAGGCGAAATTACCATTGCGGATGAAAAATTCGTTGTCAAAAAGGGCGAAACAATTGTGATGCCAGCCAATAAACCACATGCCGTTTATGCCCAAGAACCGTTTAAAATGTTGCTGATCGTTGTTTTTCCGCAGGAATAA
- a CDS encoding iron-sulfur cluster carrier protein MrpORP: protein MSENCNESCGSCGEECADRKVDFSEKPHELSKIKKVIGVVSGKGGVGKSMVTSLLAVTMKRKGYNTAILDADITGPSIPKAFGINEKARSTELGLFPISSKTGIEIMSINLLLENDTDPVVWRGPIIANTVKQFWTDVIWGEVDYMFVDMPPGTGDVPLTVFQSLPVDGIIIVTSPQELVSMIVAKAVNMAKMMKIPVLGLVENMSYFECPDCHKKHNLFGDSHIEEVAKQHGIEMVAKMPIDTSLAGACDKGLIELFDNTWLDKIAETLESDEEVSVKGENKMKIAVASDNGMVSGHFGHCESFVIYDTIDGKIVSSEAVPNPGHKPGFLPVFLNDQGVNVIISGGMGGGAVDIFNEKNIEVITGASGKAEDLVKSYLQGELKTTGSVCHEHQHHDECGE from the coding sequence ATGAGTGAAAATTGTAATGAATCCTGTGGTTCCTGCGGTGAAGAGTGTGCAGACCGAAAGGTGGATTTTTCAGAAAAACCCCATGAGTTAAGTAAGATTAAAAAAGTGATTGGCGTTGTCAGTGGTAAAGGTGGGGTTGGAAAATCCATGGTAACATCGTTGTTAGCCGTTACCATGAAGCGAAAGGGCTATAACACAGCGATTCTTGATGCCGATATTACGGGACCTTCCATTCCGAAAGCCTTTGGTATTAATGAAAAAGCGCGATCAACGGAATTAGGATTATTTCCAATATCCAGCAAAACCGGTATTGAAATTATGTCCATTAATTTATTATTGGAAAATGATACCGATCCGGTTGTCTGGCGGGGACCGATTATTGCGAATACGGTCAAACAATTTTGGACCGATGTAATCTGGGGTGAGGTGGACTATATGTTTGTTGATATGCCGCCGGGGACCGGAGATGTGCCGTTAACGGTATTTCAATCGTTACCGGTTGATGGCATTATTATTGTTACATCGCCACAGGAACTGGTTTCAATGATTGTTGCTAAAGCGGTAAATATGGCTAAAATGATGAAAATTCCAGTGCTGGGATTGGTTGAAAATATGTCTTATTTTGAATGTCCGGATTGTCATAAAAAACATAATTTGTTTGGCGACAGCCACATTGAAGAAGTAGCTAAACAACATGGGATTGAGATGGTGGCAAAAATGCCGATTGACACATCGCTTGCCGGAGCCTGTGATAAAGGATTGATTGAATTGTTTGATAACACTTGGTTAGATAAGATTGCCGAAACTTTAGAAAGCGATGAAGAAGTAAGCGTAAAAGGAGAAAATAAAATGAAAATAGCAGTAGCAAGTGATAATGGAATGGTTTCTGGTCATTTTGGACATTGTGAAAGTTTTGTGATTTATGATACCATAGATGGAAAAATTGTTTCCAGCGAAGCAGTGCCAAACCCCGGTCATAAACCGGGATTTTTACCAGTATTTTTAAATGATCAAGGCGTCAATGTGATTATTTCCGGCGGCATGGGCGGTGGTGCGGTTGATATTTTCAATGAAAAAAATATCGAAGTGATTACCGGCGCCAGTGGAAAAGCTGAAGATTTAGTAAAAAGTTATCTTCAGGGAGAATTAAAAACAACCGGATCAGTTTGCCACGAACATCAACATCATGATGAGTGTGGTGAATAA
- a CDS encoding ATP-binding protein: MIRKIITIDEQKCNGCGLCAEACHEGAIGMVNGVATLLRDDYCDGLGDCLPSCPTGAITFVEREAAAYDEAAVLANAQKKAASQADHGKKSGGCPGSQAKTIARETVTEQEPLACGCPGSSSQTIVRENPKGAEEQPVAAPESQLRQWPVQIKLVPVTAPYFNGAHLLIAADCTAYAFADFHDRFIKNKITLIGCPKLDAINYAEKLTEILKLNEIKSITVVRMEVPCCGGITQAVTTALKDSGKMIPWQVVTISTDGKVIED, encoded by the coding sequence ATGATCCGAAAAATAATTACCATAGATGAACAAAAATGCAACGGTTGTGGGCTTTGTGCCGAAGCTTGCCACGAAGGGGCCATTGGCATGGTGAATGGGGTAGCGACGTTATTGCGCGATGATTATTGTGACGGACTGGGAGATTGTCTGCCAAGCTGTCCAACCGGAGCGATTACTTTTGTCGAGCGGGAAGCCGCCGCTTATGACGAGGCCGCGGTCCTCGCTAATGCCCAAAAGAAAGCCGCCAGCCAAGCGGATCACGGCAAAAAATCGGGCGGATGTCCCGGCAGTCAGGCAAAAACTATTGCTCGTGAAACCGTAACTGAGCAAGAGCCTTTGGCCTGTGGATGCCCCGGTTCATCATCCCAAACGATTGTCAGAGAAAATCCCAAAGGCGCAGAAGAACAGCCGGTAGCAGCACCCGAATCACAGCTAAGACAATGGCCGGTGCAAATTAAATTGGTGCCGGTAACGGCGCCTTACTTTAACGGAGCACATCTGCTAATTGCTGCTGATTGCACAGCTTATGCCTTTGCTGACTTCCATGATCGTTTTATTAAAAATAAAATTACGCTGATTGGCTGTCCTAAACTGGACGCGATTAATTATGCCGAGAAGCTTACCGAAATCTTGAAACTAAATGAGATCAAAAGTATTACCGTGGTACGAATGGAAGTCCCCTGCTGCGGTGGAATTACTCAGGCCGTAACGACCGCACTTAAAGATTCCGGAAAAATGATTCCGTGGCAAGTCGTGACCATCAGTACCGATGGAAAAGTAATTGAAGATTAA
- a CDS encoding FecCD family ABC transporter permease yields the protein MDNIKKTACGGNYDQYVHRKILIIVGLAIMTLVTALFAISAGSADIPVSEVLKALLGMSTAKNVMVTVNIRLPRILMAIVSGVGLAASGCVMQSILKNPLASSSTLGISQGASFGAAIAITYLGGGTVMGNTADAVTVSNPYLTSMCAFAASLFVTFVILGLSKARKASPETMILAGVALSSLFAGATALLQYFSSDVQMAAIVFWTFGDLGRASMKNINVAAIITGAALIYFMFNRWNYNALECGEHTATGLGVNVSRVRLIGMSVASLSAATIVSFVGIINFIGLIAPHIMRRFVGNDYRFLLPASALMGALMLLISDTFARLIISPVILPIGAITSFLGAPLFLYLIFKGVGHNAEN from the coding sequence ATGGACAACATAAAAAAGACAGCGTGCGGAGGCAATTACGATCAATATGTCCACCGCAAGATTCTGATCATCGTTGGGTTGGCAATAATGACATTAGTCACTGCTCTTTTTGCGATCTCGGCCGGCTCTGCTGATATCCCCGTCAGTGAAGTGCTGAAGGCACTTTTGGGTATGAGTACCGCCAAAAATGTGATGGTTACGGTTAATATTCGCTTACCACGAATTTTGATGGCGATCGTCTCCGGGGTAGGTTTAGCCGCTTCCGGTTGTGTCATGCAAAGCATTCTAAAAAACCCTCTGGCGTCATCATCAACACTGGGAATTTCGCAGGGGGCCTCATTTGGAGCGGCTATTGCGATTACTTATCTGGGCGGCGGAACGGTTATGGGGAATACTGCCGATGCGGTGACGGTAAGTAACCCTTATTTAACAAGTATGTGTGCATTTGCGGCTTCGCTGTTTGTAACGTTTGTCATCTTAGGGTTGTCAAAGGCGCGAAAAGCATCACCGGAAACAATGATTCTGGCTGGGGTCGCACTCAGTTCGCTTTTCGCTGGCGCGACAGCCTTACTTCAGTATTTTTCGTCGGATGTTCAAATGGCGGCAATTGTGTTTTGGACATTTGGCGATTTGGGCCGAGCCAGTATGAAAAATATTAATGTAGCCGCCATCATTACGGGAGCGGCGCTTATTTATTTCATGTTTAATCGCTGGAATTATAATGCCCTGGAATGCGGTGAACATACAGCAACGGGTTTAGGTGTGAATGTTTCCCGGGTACGGTTAATCGGGATGAGTGTGGCCTCATTATCGGCAGCAACGATTGTTTCCTTTGTGGGGATTATTAATTTTATTGGATTGATCGCACCACATATCATGCGTCGCTTTGTGGGCAATGATTATCGATTTTTATTGCCGGCGTCAGCTTTAATGGGAGCATTGATGTTGCTGATCAGCGATACCTTTGCACGATTGATTATTTCACCGGTTATCTTGCCAATCGGGGCCATCACCTCTTTCCTTGGGGCTCCGTTATTCTTGTATCTGATATTTAAAGGAGTTGGTCATAATGCTGAAAATTGA